From the genome of Papaver somniferum cultivar HN1 chromosome 2, ASM357369v1, whole genome shotgun sequence, one region includes:
- the LOC113351513 gene encoding F-box protein At3g07870-like, translating to MDHTTCFNDLPVENSRHEVQAHLVFEQPWGWYIVLEGFNRKSDEPLYICNPVTREIVTLPALSIKNKKNNISVVHGFGYHPLTKEYKVVRIWYGSIGSSNGVIGHVEVYTLGSGCKWRSKPKIDYNVVPNDENGNNCVNGSLHWLKYGTGEIVAFDLAEEEFRFVHTPPGLSFNTPSVISSTIFVMRGCLCLSYEYAKVTDLWMLKKNDEKNAGSSNLCNAKDQYYKSRSWIKESHVGFPSVNRVFKIFGLSQEGDVVLRHIHGFLSQYNAERGDVKVYMTERNNKAFYSRIMSHVNSFISLKALGEANAETCTGSKDADDEVTSQTVPAYIVEDYYSL from the exons ATGGATCATACTACTTGTTTCAACGATCTCCCAGTAGAAAACAG TCGCCATGAAGTGCAAGCCCATCTAGTTTTTGAGCAACCCTGGGGATGGTATATAGTTCTTGAAGGATTTAATCGGAAAAGTGATGAACCTTTATATATCTGCAATCCTGTTACTCGAGAAATTGTGACTCTTCCAGCATTGagtatcaaaaacaaaaagaataacaTTAGCGTTGTGCATGGATTCGGTTACCATCCTTTAACTAAGGAGtacaaggttgttaggatttggtATGGTTCAATTGGGAGTAGTAATGGCGTGATAGGACATGTAGAGGTATATACTCTTGGCAGTGGCTGCAAATGGCGGAGTAAACCAAAAATTGATTACAATGTTGTACctaatgatgaaaatgggaataaTTGTGTTAATGGATCTCTTCATTGGCTCAAGTACGGAACGGGTGAGATTGTGGCCTTCGATTTGGCAGAAGAGGAATTCCGCTTCGTTCATACACCACCTGGTTTGTCCTTTAACACCCCATCAGTGATATCTAGTACAATTTTTGTCATGAGAGGCTGTTTGTGTCTTTCTTATGAATATGCAAAGGTTACTGACTTATGGATGTTAAAGAAAAATGATGAGAAAAATGCAGGTAGTAGTAATCTTTGCAATGCAAAAGACCAGTATTACAAGTCTCGGAGTTGGATTAAAGAGTCACATGTAGGATTTCCATCTGTAAATCGAGTATTTAAGATATTTGGCCTTAGCCAAGAGGGTGATGTGGTACTTAGGCACATTCATGGTTTTTTGAGTCAGTATAATGCAGAGAGAGGAGATGTAAAGGTTTATATGACGGAACGCAACAATAAAGCATTTTATTCCCGGATTATGTCCCACGTCAACAGCTTCATTTCATTGAAAGCACTTGGAGAAGCAAATGCAGAGACATGCACCGGATCAAAAGATGCTGATGACGAGGTAACAAGTCAAACTGTACCCGCATATATTGTTGAAGATTACTACTCTTTATAG